The Spirochaeta lutea genomic interval ATACCCTCCGGGACCTGATCCTATTACAACGAGATCGTATTGCTGATCTGACATTCAAATCCTCCTAAAACAGAACCCGGACAGGGTTTTCCATCATCTTCTTTAACTCGCTCAAGAACCGTCCGCCCAGGGCGCCATCGATGACCCGGTGATCACAGCTAAGATTCATTTTCATGATGCTGGCAGGCCGCAGCTCCCCTGATTCATCGTAAACAGGTGTTTTCTTAACCTCACCCAGGGCAAGAATAGCCGACCCGGGAGGGTTAATGATGGCGGTAAATTCCTCAACTCCGAAGCTTCCCAAATTACTAATGGTGAAGGTAGCCCCGGAGTATTCCTCGGGTTTCAAGGAGCCTGAACCGGCTTTTTGGATAAGCTCTTTTAATTCGGCGTCTATCTGAACAATGCCCTTGTTCCCAACATTTCGTACGATGGGGGTGATCAGACCGTTGCCAAGATCCACGGCCAACCCGATGTCGATTGACCCGAATTGAAGGATATGATCACCCTGCCAGCTTGCGTTCACCCCTGGGTATCGTTTAAGGGATTCGGCGGCGAGCTTCATAATAAAGGCGTTGAAGCTTACCTTTTGGGGTGCTTCCTTATTAAGGATGGATCGGGCCGCCATGAGATTGTCCATCTCCACGGAGTTTTTAATGTAATAGTGGGGCGCACTAAACTTACTCTCGGCAAGACGCTTGGCGATCACCGCGCGTTTTCCTGCCACAGGAATGGTCTGGTCCTGACCGGCGGGCTGGGCTGGTACAAATCCGGCACCGGGGGCTCCAGAACCGGCTGCGGCACCTCTTGCTGGAGCTGTCGAGCCTTTGTAGTTTTCTACATCCTCTTTAACAATCCTTCCCCCGGGACCGGTTCCGCTCACCAAGGAGATGTCTATGCCTTTTTGTCGCGCTAGAGTTCTTGCTAAGGGACTTGATTTTACAGGACCTCCGGTACCTGCCGTAGCTGGCGCGCCTGGCTCTTTGGAGGCTGATTGGGGCTGCTGGGAGGGGGAGCTATCTTGATCTCCCGAGGACTCCGGAGCAGATGACCCACTTGAGTCGGGCTGGGCGCCCTTCTGTGACGCTGCCTTCTTTTCCTCCTCAATCTCTTTCTCGAGCTCGGAAAAATCTTCACCAGACTCGCCGATGATGGCTATGGCATCTCCCACCTTCGCTGAACTTCCCTCATCCAGGATTATTTTTAGGATCGTCCCTTCTTGGGCGGACTCGTAGTCCATACTCGCCTTGTCGGTTTCAACCTCACACAGGACATCTCCGGTGTCGACGGAATCGCCGACTTTTTTATTCCAAGAAAGTATTGTACCCTCCTCCATGGTGGGAGAAAGGGCGATCATCATAATTTTTTCTGCCATGGTAATACTCCTACTGTATGGACCTTAGTCCATATACAATACGCGTTTAGCTGCATTAACGATCTTTGCCAGGGTGGGCTGCACTTCCAATTCCATGGTGTGATTATAGGGCATGGGTACATCCTCGCTCGCAATCAACTCAACCTGGGCATCGAGAATATCGAAACAATTTTTGCTAATCAGGTATGCAATGTGGCTTCCGACACTTGCCATGGGCCAAGCCTCATCGATAACCACAGCCCGGTTGGTTTTCCGCACCGATTCGTAGATTGTCTGCTCATCTAGGGGTCTTAGTGACCGAAGATCCACCACCTCTGCGTTCACTCCCGATTCTTCCAGCTGCTTTGCTGCCTCCAGGACCATGTGCACTGGTTTCCCGAAGGTAATGAGGGTCACATCATCACCCTGGCGTTTAGTATCGGCCTTCCCCAGGGGAATCAGGTATTCTTCCTCAGGCACCTCGCCTTGTAAGCCGTACATCATTTCAGCCTCAAGAAAGATAACCGGATTGTCATCCCGTATAGCACTCTTCAGCAGCCCCTTCCCATCATAGGGGGTGGACGGAGCCACTACCTTTAATCCCGGGATGTGGGTGTAGTAGCTAGCAAAGCTCTGGCTATGCTGGGAACTGAGATATTCTGCGGGCCCGTTGGGACCTCGAATAACCATGGGTACATTCAACTGGCCGCCGGACATATGTCGAAACTTGGCGGCGTTATTCACCAACTGGTCCAGAGCTAACAAACCGAAATTAAAGGTCATCCATTCCACAATAGGTCGCAGCCCCGCAAGAGCGGCGCCAACCCCGAGGCCTGTGAAGCCCAGTTCGGCAATTGGGGTATCCAATACCCTGTTCGGGCCGTATTTATCTAATAAACCCTTGGAAACCTTGTAGGCACCGTTATACTCTGCGACCTCTTCGCCCATGAGAAACACACTCTCATCCCGGGCCATCTCCTCGTCCATCGCCTGATTTAATGCTTCTCTAAAAGTTATTACTGCCATAAAAACTCCCTGCTTCCTTATTCAGCGTAGATATCTTCGTACATAGTATGGAGAGGCGGTTCTGGGCTTTCATCGGCAAAGTCTACAGCCTCCTGCACAATCTTCTTAACCTGGTTGTCATACTCCTTAAACTCTTCTTCCTTCAGGAGCTTGGCTTCCAATAAATCAGACTTCAGCTGAACTATGGGATCCTGTTGTTTATAGTTCTCGAGTTCATCTTTAGTACGGTATTTTGCCGGGTCGGACATGGAATGTCCCTTATAGCGGTAGGTTTTAATATCCAGTAAATAGGCCTTTCCGGTCTTTCTGGATTCCTCCACTACCTCTTTGACGCCCTCATACACCGATAATACGTTCATTCCATCCAGAGTTCGTCCTTCCAGACCGTAACCCTCAGCCTTGATGGCGAAATCCTCTACGGCGGAAACACGCTTGACAGCCGTTCCCATTCCGAATTGGTTATTTTCAACTATGTACACTATGGGTAGCTTCCAAACTGCGGCGAGGTTTAGACTCTCGTGGAAGGCCCCCTGATGGATGGCACCGTCGCCGAAATAACAAAGCGTCACCCCCATATCCTTGGTTTTTCCTAGCTTATACTCGTAGGCGCTTTTAAAGGCCACCCCGGTTGCCACAGGAATCTGGGCCCCTACGATGCCGTTTCCCCCGAACATATGGCGTTCTTTGTCAAACATATGCATAGAGCCGCCCTTACCGCGGCTTACTCCGGTGATCTTCCCATAGAGTTCGGCCATAATCCCCTTGGGGTCCATCCCGCAGGCAATAGCATGTCCATGGTCGCGATACGCCGTTAATACATAATCCCGGGTCAAATCCAGGGCCCGGATCGAGCCCAGGGCAACCCCCTCCTGACCGTTGTACAGGTGACAAAAACCACCTATCTTTTTAAGTCCGTACATCTGACCGGCCTTTTCCTCAAACCGGCGGATTAACAACATGTCCTTTAATAAGCCATGGAGAAAATCCTTGTCATATTTTTTAAGTGAACTCATGAAACTATCTCCTTCCATTCCCAGATATCAAGCCGTTACAGTTGAGCGTTCTCTCTCCCCAGTTCCAGGATGGTAGATTTCGATTTCTTCAATGACCGTCTCAATCACTACCAACTCGGAAGGATCATTATGAAGCTTCCAGAAGGCCTCCAGGTTCCGGCCCAGGGCCTCAATAACCGTGGAGAGGAGGTTGGGATTCTCCACAATCTGAATAGTCCCAGTAACACTGATAACCTGTCGGTAATTTTTTGCCGTAAAAAGCCACGTTGCCTTGGGTTTTTCCCGCAGCACAGGTACCTTCCCTGCATCGGGAAAGGTTACTGAATAGAGAAAACCATCCTGGCCCCGTACAGTTCCGGCTGTCATCCACCGCATCCGGGGAACCCCCTGGGGGTCCACGCAAGCCAGTACGCCAGCCTTGTTTTCGTCCAACATCTTGTCCAGTTCACCGAACATCTGTTTGATGTCCATGGGTCCTCCTTACCACTATTTGAGTCTCAATGACCCGCTATACCCGGTTGTGTTTACCAAACCCATCACCGGCTTCCCACCGGATCCAGAAAAGACAGATCTGTTTTTACTTCTCCCTGGAACCGGATTCCCGGTGAGAAAACACGGACTTTCTCACCCTGGGGTTCGGTTTGGGTCAGGCTCCGAATACAGCCATCCTCTATATGCAACCTCGTTTGAGGCGAATTCCGAAAAATACACTCAAAAGGCTTTGTTCTTCCAAAGTTCCACTCCCAGGATCGGTACCCATCCAGTAGAGTGGATATTCGGTTATCCTTCCTCCAAAGCCCAGTATCAATACCGAATCTTTTAACTCCTGCCGTTACATCCCCGAGGCCCCAGGCTTGCACAGCCTCCTGCCAAGTCTGACTGATGGCCTCCGCCACCTGATGGACAGTCAACTCCTGCTTTACCTGGGAAAGATTCACCACCGGCGAAGGCGCTGAATCAACCCAACGCCCTGTAAGCTGGGCCTCACCGGACCGCCTGAACCCCCCGAGGGCACGTCGAAGATTGTCCAAATCAGCTTGAACCAACACTGTCCCGTGATGTAATACCCGGTCCCGGGTATACCAGAGGGCGTTACCGCTAAACTTTTTCCCCCCATGTAAAAGATCACCCCGGTCGGAAACCTCCACTGAAATCCCTAGGGATTCCACGGCAGAGGCTAACAGTCCCAGATTACTTCCCTGGCTGAAGCCGGACTTAGGCATAATAAAGGAATAATTAAGATTTCCCTCATCATGATATACCGTCCCCCCCCCGCTCTTCCTTCGCCGTAGGGGAATCCCAAGATTGTTCAGAGCCAAGACATCGGCCTCCTGCCACGGGTTTTGGTGTTTTCCCATCACAACTGCCGGTTCACTTACGTACAGCAATAGCAGGGGACCAGGAGTGTGGAGGTTGGTAAAAATAAACTCCTCTATACTGAGGTTCCAATCGATGTCCCCCAGCCCCATGTTGATCCATCCGCCGGATATCCCACCCGTCCCGGAATCGTCCAAGGATGGCTCCAGAAACTCAGTTGGGTCGACTTGATATTTCCTGAG includes:
- a CDS encoding pyruvate dehydrogenase complex dihydrolipoamide acetyltransferase, yielding MAEKIMMIALSPTMEEGTILSWNKKVGDSVDTGDVLCEVETDKASMDYESAQEGTILKIILDEGSSAKVGDAIAIIGESGEDFSELEKEIEEEKKAASQKGAQPDSSGSSAPESSGDQDSSPSQQPQSASKEPGAPATAGTGGPVKSSPLARTLARQKGIDISLVSGTGPGGRIVKEDVENYKGSTAPARGAAAGSGAPGAGFVPAQPAGQDQTIPVAGKRAVIAKRLAESKFSAPHYYIKNSVEMDNLMAARSILNKEAPQKVSFNAFIMKLAAESLKRYPGVNASWQGDHILQFGSIDIGLAVDLGNGLITPIVRNVGNKGIVQIDAELKELIQKAGSGSLKPEEYSGATFTISNLGSFGVEEFTAIINPPGSAILALGEVKKTPVYDESGELRPASIMKMNLSCDHRVIDGALGGRFLSELKKMMENPVRVLF
- a CDS encoding pyruvate dehydrogenase complex E1 component subunit beta; protein product: MAVITFREALNQAMDEEMARDESVFLMGEEVAEYNGAYKVSKGLLDKYGPNRVLDTPIAELGFTGLGVGAALAGLRPIVEWMTFNFGLLALDQLVNNAAKFRHMSGGQLNVPMVIRGPNGPAEYLSSQHSQSFASYYTHIPGLKVVAPSTPYDGKGLLKSAIRDDNPVIFLEAEMMYGLQGEVPEEEYLIPLGKADTKRQGDDVTLITFGKPVHMVLEAAKQLEESGVNAEVVDLRSLRPLDEQTIYESVRKTNRAVVIDEAWPMASVGSHIAYLISKNCFDILDAQVELIASEDVPMPYNHTMELEVQPTLAKIVNAAKRVLYMD
- the pdhA gene encoding pyruvate dehydrogenase (acetyl-transferring) E1 component subunit alpha; the encoded protein is MSSLKKYDKDFLHGLLKDMLLIRRFEEKAGQMYGLKKIGGFCHLYNGQEGVALGSIRALDLTRDYVLTAYRDHGHAIACGMDPKGIMAELYGKITGVSRGKGGSMHMFDKERHMFGGNGIVGAQIPVATGVAFKSAYEYKLGKTKDMGVTLCYFGDGAIHQGAFHESLNLAAVWKLPIVYIVENNQFGMGTAVKRVSAVEDFAIKAEGYGLEGRTLDGMNVLSVYEGVKEVVEESRKTGKAYLLDIKTYRYKGHSMSDPAKYRTKDELENYKQQDPIVQLKSDLLEAKLLKEEEFKEYDNQVKKIVQEAVDFADESPEPPLHTMYEDIYAE
- a CDS encoding pyridoxamine 5'-phosphate oxidase family protein, which codes for MDIKQMFGELDKMLDENKAGVLACVDPQGVPRMRWMTAGTVRGQDGFLYSVTFPDAGKVPVLREKPKATWLFTAKNYRQVISVTGTIQIVENPNLLSTVIEALGRNLEAFWKLHNDPSELVVIETVIEEIEIYHPGTGERERSTVTA
- a CDS encoding lipoate--protein ligase family protein, which translates into the protein MLRKYQVDPTEFLEPSLDDSGTGGISGGWINMGLGDIDWNLSIEEFIFTNLHTPGPLLLLYVSEPAVVMGKHQNPWQEADVLALNNLGIPLRRRKSGGGTVYHDEGNLNYSFIMPKSGFSQGSNLGLLASAVESLGISVEVSDRGDLLHGGKKFSGNALWYTRDRVLHHGTVLVQADLDNLRRALGGFRRSGEAQLTGRWVDSAPSPVVNLSQVKQELTVHQVAEAISQTWQEAVQAWGLGDVTAGVKRFGIDTGLWRKDNRISTLLDGYRSWEWNFGRTKPFECIFRNSPQTRLHIEDGCIRSLTQTEPQGEKVRVFSPGIRFQGEVKTDLSFLDPVGSR